Proteins encoded by one window of Carassius carassius chromosome 30, fCarCar2.1, whole genome shotgun sequence:
- the stpg4 gene encoding protein STPG4, translated as MTTGREKTCKMEKGKCIDGQKERYTDRSGWWRNTIKNYPIPGSYHIRDFIEETELNPVPRTYGFKGPKRNTLMSIVHRGDVLLPGAYNFTDSTSEVLQRQATYSFKSCPRPDIHTLGLRDKDINLSPGQYDVTEKPVPKSPCKHVMFRSAVQRVSFLPKEGPAPGHYNPRQSAGIAVTSCFRSAVPRLYSVHSGTPGPGVYEPTWHRGQRLSTDVKVDWAHDLLFRNIP; from the exons ATGACCACAGGAAGAGAGAAAACATGTAAAATGgaaaaaggaaaatgtatagATGGG CAGAAAGAAAGGTACACTGACAGAAGTGGCTGGTGGAGAAACACTATTAAG AACTATCCCATTCCTGGCAGTTATCACATTCGGGACTTCATAGAGGAGACAGAACTTAACCCTGTGCCTAGGACGTATGGCTTCAAAGGCCCCAAGCGAAACACCCTCATGTCGATTGTACATCGAGGGGACGTGCTATTGCCCGGGGCATATAACTTCACCGACTCAACCAGTGAGGTTCTGCAGCGCCAGGCAACTTACTCTTTTAAAAGCTGCCCCAGACCTGACATCCACACTTTGGGCCTCAGGGATAAG gATATTAACCTCTCACCCGGTCAGTATGATGTTACGGAGAAGCCTGTCCCCAAGTCACCTTGCAA GCATGTGATGTTCCGATCAGCCGTACAGAGGGTCAGCTTTCTCCCG AAAGAGGGACCAGCACCTGGACATTACAACCCAAGGCAAAGCGCAGGCATTGCAGTCACATCCTGCTTTAGGTCTGCTGTACCACGGCTGTACAGTGTGCACTCG GGAACTCCAGGACCAGGTGTGTATGAGCCCACATGGCACAGAGGTCAGCGGCTTAGCACTGATGTCAAAGTGGACTGGGCCCATGACCTCCTTTTTCGCAACATACcatga
- the LOC132110916 gene encoding tetratricopeptide repeat protein 7A-like isoform X2, which translates to MASGEVVISRSPEHQEVRESSMQDISSIYDLLSIAMARRGQYALLSECLERAMKFSYSEFHLWYQLGLSLMASGKNEGAVSVFKECVTMRPQDPIPPLLAAKVCINQLHWLEEAVSLSAGVVALGECAGESLPRAHLAIGLCCSLQASDAPLKADRDEFNRRALQSLQKAHALDPEDPQISFYLSLQLALVRQVSEAMESLQLALNIHGDDLHSLHLLTLLLSAQKHYQHALDTLKLTILQHPDNFNLLFTKVKLEEVLLGPAAALQTCTEMLQLWQSRYDVSRLSEEDDTSSIPPDPGPLCRKPSGLHLTLPDFQETDTGSQSAPSLAVSRLEQAMSEVSALRSTHRHGPAYIWTTLERIWLQAGELFMADGRMKEAQFCVQEAGTLFPASHSVLLLKGRVAELRGNDTEAKSLYDEALAINPRGHHILLHLGKLLVHTGRVGLGEKMLRDAIQVENTAHEAWGGLGEALQSRGSAQAPDCFLTALELESSCPIRPFTIIPREL; encoded by the exons GCCAGCGGCGAGGTGGTGATCAGCCGCTCACCGGAGCATCAGGAGGTGAGGGAGAGCAGCATGCAGGACATCTCCTCCATCTATGACCTGCTGAGCATCGCCATGGCCAGGAGGGGGCAGTACGCCCTGCTGTCAGAG TGTTTGGAGCGGGCCATGAAGTTCTCCTATAGTGAGTTTCATCTTTGGTATCAGCTTGGCTTGTCTTTGATGGCAAGTGGGAAG AATGAGGGTGCAGTTTCAGTGTTTAAAGAGTGTGTGACAATGAGACCACAGGACCCCATCCCACCACTGCTTGCAGCAAAAGTGTGCATCAACCAGCTGCACTGG ctggAGGAAGCAGTGTCCCTCTCAGCAGGAGTGGTTGCATTAGGAGAGTGTGCTGGGGAGTCTCTTCCTCGAGCTCATCTGGCCATCGGTCTGTGCTGTAGTCTGCAGGCCTCTGACG CTCCGCTGAAAGCTGATCGCGATGAGTTCAACAGAAGAGCGCTGCAGTCACTACAGAA AGCACATGCACTGGACCCTGAGGACCCTCAGATCTCCTTCTACCTCTCTCTGCAGCTCGCTCTGGTCCGACAG GTGTCAGAAGCGATGGAGTCGTTGCAGTTGGCTCTGAATATTCATGGGGATGATCTGCACTCTCTACACCTGCTGACTCTACTGCTCAGTGCCCAGAAACACTACCAACACGCCCTTGATACGCTTAAACTCACCATTCTCCAGCACCCGGACAACTTTAA ccTTCTGTTTACCAAAGTGAAGCTGGAGGAGGTTTTGTTGGGACCCGCTGCTGCTTTACAGACCTGTACAGAAATGCTGCAGCTGTGGCAGAGTCGCTATGATGTCAGCCGTCTCAG TGAGGAGGATGACACTAGCAGCATTCCTCCTGATCCAGGCCCTCTGTGCAGGAAACCCAGCGGCCTCCATCTCACGCTCCCAGACTTCCAGGAGACAGACACCG GGTCTCAGAGCGCCCCGTCTCTAGCTGTGTCCCGTCTGGAGCAGGCCATGTCCGAGGTGTCGGCCCTTAGATCCACCCACAGGCATGGCCCCGCCTACATTTGGACCACCCTGGAACGCATCTGGCTGCAAGCAG GAGAGTTGTTCATGGCTGACGGACGGATGAAGGAAGCTCAGTTCTGTGTGCAGGAGGCAGGAACTCTCTTCCCCGCCTCACACTCAGTGCTGCTGCTCAAGGGCCGCGTGGCCGAGCTCAGGGGCAACGACACGGAGGCCAAGAGCCTGTATGATGAAGCTCTCGCCATCAACCCCAGAGGACACCACATACTGCTGCACCTg GGGAAGTTGTTGGTGCACACAGGCCGTGTGGGTCTTGGAGAGAAGATGCTGAGGGATGCGATACAGGTGGAGAACACGGCACATGAGGCCTGGGGCGGTCTAGGGGAGGCACTGCAGAGCAGAGGCAGTGCACAGGCTCCAGACTGCTTCCTCACTGCACTGGAGCTAGAGTCCAGCTGCCCTATACGGCCCTTCACCATCATCCCCCGAGAACTCTGA